A window of the bacterium genome harbors these coding sequences:
- a CDS encoding dihydrodipicolinate synthase family protein, with protein sequence MAGRLEPIRGVIAPTLTPFDQDLSIAQKLFADHALHLLKTGCAGLAPFGTTGEALSLGIEERMAALDYLIDRGVDPKKLIPGTGLTNLPDTIRLTRHAVERGCAGAMVLPPFYFKGVPDDGLFAYYARLIEGVASPDLRIYLYHIPPVAIVGLSIELVQRLRAAFPSQIVGIKDSSGDWANTRRLLTEVPGLIVYPGSELPLFEALSLGAPGCITATANINATEIAKSISLYHSGNETEAKRQHEGVKKLRLKVQEYGPIPAQKYLLSQWSGDSRWRTVRPPLVALADAAGRELRNALEHEFGGALSSRTPA encoded by the coding sequence ATGGCAGGCCGGCTTGAGCCAATCCGAGGCGTGATTGCACCCACACTGACACCGTTTGACCAGGATCTCAGCATCGCCCAGAAGCTGTTCGCCGATCATGCGCTGCACCTGCTCAAGACGGGGTGCGCCGGGCTCGCCCCATTCGGCACGACGGGTGAGGCGCTGTCGCTCGGCATCGAAGAACGGATGGCGGCGCTCGACTACCTGATCGATCGCGGCGTCGATCCCAAGAAGCTGATCCCGGGCACGGGTCTGACGAACCTCCCCGATACGATCAGGCTGACCCGTCATGCCGTGGAGCGCGGCTGCGCGGGTGCCATGGTACTGCCTCCCTTCTACTTTAAGGGCGTCCCCGACGACGGCCTGTTCGCCTACTACGCCCGCCTCATCGAAGGCGTCGCGTCGCCTGATCTCCGCATCTACCTCTATCACATCCCGCCGGTCGCGATCGTGGGGCTGTCCATCGAGCTGGTCCAGCGGCTTCGTGCGGCGTTCCCGTCTCAGATCGTTGGGATCAAGGACAGTTCCGGCGACTGGGCCAATACGCGAAGACTGTTGACCGAGGTGCCCGGGCTCATCGTCTATCCGGGCTCGGAGCTCCCGTTGTTCGAGGCGCTTTCACTCGGAGCTCCGGGGTGCATCACGGCCACGGCGAACATCAACGCGACCGAGATCGCGAAGAGCATTTCCCTGTACCACAGCGGCAACGAGACGGAGGCCAAGCGGCAGCATGAGGGCGTCAAGAAACTCAGGCTGAAAGTTCAGGAGTACGGGCCGATCCCGGCCCAAAAGTACCTGCTGTCTCAGTGGTCGGGCGACTCGAGATGGCGCACGGTGCGTCCGCCGCTCGTGGCGCTGGCGGACGCGGCTGGGCGTGAGCTCCGTAACGCGCTGGAACATGAATTCGGAGGCGCGCTCTCATCGCGTACCCCGGCCTGA
- a CDS encoding DUF6544 family protein: MRTRFLREVALAGLPVDPGPVDPVSDAELTALPEPAARYLRFMGVVGRPRDWSFRLGFTGRFRTKPSQAWMATEAWQYNNRLAVARIFHIKIRFGGRVPVVGRDTYLDGRGRMLIRMLDVFTIAEGMGAEYDIGELVTYLNDAVLIAPSMLLVPQVTWASIDAGSFDVTLTDRGHTVTARVAVDERGAPTEFSTTDRFCADPDHPKQLLRARWTTPVAGWAVVDGRSLPSRAQATWLLPRGPFTYADFHPIPGSLAFNLPGGE; this comes from the coding sequence ATGCGGACGCGGTTTCTGAGGGAAGTTGCGCTCGCGGGTCTGCCTGTGGATCCAGGCCCTGTCGACCCGGTGAGCGACGCCGAGTTGACCGCGCTGCCCGAACCCGCGGCGCGCTACCTGCGGTTCATGGGGGTCGTGGGACGCCCGCGCGATTGGTCCTTTCGTCTGGGGTTCACGGGCCGGTTCCGGACCAAGCCGAGCCAGGCGTGGATGGCAACCGAGGCATGGCAGTACAACAACCGCTTGGCGGTGGCACGCATCTTCCATATCAAGATCCGGTTCGGCGGCCGGGTGCCGGTGGTGGGTCGTGACACCTACCTGGACGGTCGAGGCCGCATGTTGATCCGGATGCTCGACGTCTTCACTATCGCAGAGGGGATGGGCGCGGAGTATGATATCGGCGAGTTGGTTACTTATCTGAACGATGCGGTGCTGATCGCTCCGTCGATGCTGCTGGTGCCCCAGGTCACGTGGGCTTCCATCGACGCGGGGTCCTTCGATGTCACGCTCACGGACCGCGGGCACACGGTCACGGCCCGGGTCGCCGTGGACGAGCGGGGGGCGCCGACGGAGTTCAGCACGACCGACCGGTTCTGCGCGGATCCCGACCATCCGAAGCAGTTGTTGCGCGCCCGTTGGACGACACCCGTCGCGGGGTGGGCGGTCGTCGACGGACGTTCATTGCCGAGTCGGGCGCAGGCCACCTGGCTCTTGCCCCGAGGGCCATTCACCTACGCCGACTTTCACCCTATTCCCGGAAGCCTCGCCTTCAATCTCCCGGGCGGGGAGTAG
- a CDS encoding glycosyltransferase — protein MHSVVVPVFNRAAASVATVQSVLAQETAFPFEVIVVDSGSTDDTGARMQSLAASVLGRMRYIRKCEEGVSAARNAGAAAARGEIIAIIDDDVKVHAGWLDALVETYRLHPDAWCVGGRITVQLPETYPSWFSPHSPVVMPYLSALDRGEATVRLEFPGDVWGANFSVRRDALSRVGLFDTALGPAGTRRFVSEETELCWRIHRAGGGVYYCGHAVVTHVIPDTRITKRSFRDRAYWQGRTTALLHAKYSLAAPPHNLARTVPVFAKSWVKSRARPDAVDRAKLFDDELAIRFSAGYCHQAMLMRAGARLRDASIPRLPPLNT, from the coding sequence ATGCACTCGGTAGTCGTTCCCGTCTTCAACCGCGCCGCGGCTTCGGTCGCAACCGTACAGAGCGTCCTGGCGCAGGAGACCGCGTTCCCGTTCGAGGTCATCGTCGTCGACAGCGGCTCGACAGATGACACGGGCGCGCGCATGCAGTCGCTCGCGGCCTCGGTACTCGGCCGCATGCGGTACATCCGCAAATGCGAAGAAGGCGTCTCGGCGGCCCGCAACGCGGGGGCCGCCGCGGCGAGGGGCGAGATCATCGCCATTATCGATGACGACGTAAAGGTCCACGCGGGCTGGCTCGATGCACTGGTCGAAACCTATCGCCTCCACCCCGACGCGTGGTGCGTCGGCGGGAGAATCACCGTGCAACTGCCGGAGACGTACCCTTCTTGGTTCAGCCCCCACTCGCCGGTGGTGATGCCGTATCTGAGCGCGCTGGACCGAGGCGAAGCGACCGTCCGACTGGAGTTTCCCGGGGACGTGTGGGGCGCGAACTTCTCGGTGCGACGGGACGCGCTCTCCCGCGTGGGTCTCTTCGACACGGCGCTCGGACCGGCCGGGACTCGGCGCTTCGTCAGCGAAGAGACCGAGCTCTGCTGGCGCATCCACCGGGCGGGGGGCGGCGTGTACTACTGCGGCCACGCGGTCGTGACCCACGTGATCCCCGACACCCGCATCACAAAACGGTCCTTCCGAGACCGCGCGTACTGGCAGGGGCGCACGACCGCGCTGCTGCACGCCAAGTACTCGCTCGCGGCACCGCCGCACAACCTGGCGCGCACGGTGCCCGTGTTTGCGAAGAGCTGGGTGAAATCCCGGGCGCGTCCGGACGCGGTCGATCGCGCCAAGCTCTTCGACGACGAATTGGCCATCCGATTCTCGGCGGGCTACTGCCATCAAGCCATGCTGATGCGCGCCGGCGCTCGGCTCCGGGACGCTTCCATCCCCCGACTCCCTCCGCTGAACACATAG
- a CDS encoding 2-hydroxyacid dehydrogenase: MGSTAPRPGVRVAFAGAFAGAFVDRVRAHLAIPCEVVVTDETAVVSRMREVEVLVTLAFTREMGDAAGRLRLVQVPGAGLDRIDRSALPRGAWLANAYGHETGIAEYVLGAMLSWTCGFCRLDENLRRGNWGGSGMVSALPRADLSGKVLGILGYGRIGRCVAQRAQALGMAVHAVRQTPGYHDPAGLAFLGGPDWLDAILARADYLVIALPLVASTRGLLGARELELMKRTAVLINVARAEIAQEEALYRALARRTIAGAVLDVWYRYPRGPAPTLPAHCAFHELPNVLMTPHVAGWTEGTLEARARLIAENILRVARGEAPANMIAGPDELR; the protein is encoded by the coding sequence ATGGGATCCACGGCGCCGCGGCCCGGAGTGCGGGTGGCGTTCGCGGGCGCATTCGCCGGCGCGTTTGTGGATCGAGTGCGGGCGCACCTGGCGATCCCGTGTGAGGTCGTCGTCACAGACGAAACTGCGGTCGTTTCACGGATGCGCGAGGTGGAGGTCCTCGTCACCCTTGCGTTCACGCGCGAGATGGGCGATGCGGCCGGACGGCTGAGGCTCGTGCAGGTCCCTGGGGCCGGATTGGACCGGATCGATCGATCGGCGCTGCCCCGCGGCGCGTGGCTGGCCAATGCCTACGGTCACGAGACCGGCATCGCCGAGTACGTGCTCGGCGCCATGCTGTCGTGGACCTGTGGCTTCTGCCGGTTGGACGAGAACCTGCGGCGGGGCAACTGGGGCGGCAGCGGAATGGTGTCCGCGCTTCCTCGGGCGGATCTGTCGGGGAAGGTCCTCGGCATCCTCGGGTATGGGCGGATCGGGCGGTGCGTGGCGCAGCGCGCCCAGGCACTTGGCATGGCGGTGCACGCCGTCCGGCAGACACCAGGGTACCATGATCCCGCTGGGCTCGCGTTTCTCGGCGGGCCCGACTGGCTGGACGCGATCCTGGCGCGGGCCGACTATTTAGTAATCGCGCTGCCGCTCGTGGCGTCGACCCGCGGCCTGCTCGGCGCGCGCGAGCTGGAGTTGATGAAGCGCACGGCCGTGCTGATCAACGTGGCCCGCGCCGAGATCGCGCAGGAAGAGGCGCTCTATCGGGCGCTCGCGCGCCGCACGATCGCCGGGGCTGTGCTCGACGTGTGGTACCGCTACCCACGCGGTCCGGCGCCGACGCTGCCGGCCCACTGCGCGTTCCACGAACTCCCAAACGTCCTCATGACGCCGCATGTCGCCGGGTGGACCGAAGGCACGCTCGAGGCGCGCGCGCGGCTCATCGCCGAGAACATCCTGCGGGTCGCGAGGGGCGAGGCCCCGGCGAACATGATCGCCGGACCGGACGAGCTGCGCTGA
- a CDS encoding SDR family NAD(P)-dependent oxidoreductase produces the protein MVARRRGRIVNVASGGGTRAIPYMSAYVAGKTALIRFAECLAVETSEYGLAVFALGPGTVMSEHSLNSPEGRRWLPWFRTIFDEGRDAPPERPAKLVLSLASGRLDALSGCFLTIDDDVEVALARAAEVERDKLYRLRVRPLDTPPAPAAPDHAPAGRSAGLILRVHRVCAASRERVFRAWTDPNEIAKWFLPPTGARWIRSPEADARPGGRFSLDLTHEERHFHFYGTYREVRAPERLVLVWAWNTLPIFEGEGDTLVTIEFTERGAATEVVLTQEHLPSEAARDAFERGWARCFGEMAKLPP, from the coding sequence ATGGTGGCCCGTCGCCGCGGGCGCATCGTCAACGTGGCGAGCGGAGGCGGTACCAGGGCCATTCCGTACATGTCGGCGTACGTCGCGGGCAAGACGGCGCTGATCCGCTTCGCTGAGTGCCTCGCCGTTGAGACGAGCGAGTACGGCCTCGCGGTCTTTGCCCTGGGGCCCGGGACCGTCATGTCGGAGCATTCGCTGAACTCGCCAGAGGGGCGGCGGTGGCTGCCGTGGTTTCGCACGATCTTCGACGAAGGACGCGATGCTCCGCCGGAGCGGCCGGCCAAGCTCGTCCTTTCGTTGGCTTCCGGCCGGCTGGACGCGCTCTCCGGGTGCTTCCTCACGATCGACGATGACGTGGAGGTCGCGCTGGCGCGCGCGGCGGAGGTGGAACGGGATAAGCTCTACCGGCTTCGGGTCCGACCCCTCGACACGCCGCCTGCGCCCGCGGCGCCAGACCACGCGCCGGCCGGGCGCTCGGCGGGGCTGATCCTTCGCGTCCACCGCGTCTGTGCCGCCTCGCGCGAGCGCGTGTTTCGCGCGTGGACCGACCCGAACGAGATCGCGAAGTGGTTCTTGCCCCCGACCGGCGCGCGCTGGATCCGCTCTCCGGAGGCCGACGCTCGGCCGGGGGGACGGTTCAGCCTGGATCTCACCCACGAGGAGAGACACTTCCACTTCTACGGTACCTACCGCGAGGTGAGGGCGCCGGAGCGGCTGGTCCTCGTGTGGGCGTGGAACACGCTGCCGATTTTCGAGGGGGAGGGTGACACACTCGTCACGATCGAGTTCACGGAGCGCGGCGCCGCGACCGAGGTCGTCCTGACGCAGGAGCACCTGCCGAGCGAGGCCGCCCGCGACGCGTTTGAGCGAGGCTGGGCGCGGTGCTTTGGCGAGATGGCGAAGCTGCCGCCGTAA
- a CDS encoding SDR family NAD(P)-dependent oxidoreductase translates to MRSDATGAGVDLRGQVAVVTGGGRGLGRAFAQALAAAGAAVAVLARSADELAETVAAVERAGGRAREFRADVTDAAVVRTAIAAVEQALGPVDLLVNNAGVAGPFGPFWETDPDTWWRAVDVNLRGQILCAHAVLRRWWPVAAGASSTWRAEAVPGPFRTCRRTSRARRR, encoded by the coding sequence GTGCGTTCGGACGCCACCGGAGCTGGGGTCGATCTGCGGGGCCAGGTGGCCGTCGTGACGGGCGGAGGTCGCGGGCTGGGGCGTGCCTTCGCGCAGGCGCTCGCGGCGGCCGGGGCGGCGGTTGCGGTGCTGGCGCGCAGCGCGGACGAACTCGCGGAGACGGTGGCCGCGGTCGAGCGGGCGGGCGGACGCGCGCGCGAGTTTCGGGCGGACGTGACTGACGCGGCGGTGGTTCGGACCGCCATCGCGGCCGTGGAACAGGCGCTCGGGCCCGTTGATCTGCTCGTGAACAACGCCGGCGTGGCCGGACCGTTCGGTCCGTTCTGGGAAACGGATCCCGATACGTGGTGGCGCGCCGTGGACGTCAACCTGCGCGGGCAGATCCTGTGCGCGCATGCCGTCCTCCGGAGATGGTGGCCCGTCGCCGCGGGCGCATCGTCAACGTGGCGAGCGGAGGCGGTACCAGGGCCATTCCGTACATGTCGGCGTACGTCGCGGGCAAGACGGCGCTGA
- a CDS encoding AraC family transcriptional regulator, with protein sequence MREHARLWRAEDLGGLELLRARYVTHAFAPHAHEEFMIAVIEAGAVAATCRGTSHVAGAGDILLVNPGEVHAGQPARGTVWQYRALYPDADLLRAVAVDLAGAGGHIPRFPCYVVHDLEIAAALRRLHVTLERADAALLERQSLLIRALARLVARHAVDRPSPRRIGREHLAVRAARAYLDAHASEDVSLVTLARESALSPFHLCRTFHREVGLPPHAYQTQVRVQRARSLLRQGVPIADAATAAGFYDQAHLTRRFKRAVGVTPGQYVAASAASSPR encoded by the coding sequence ATGCGCGAACACGCCCGCCTGTGGCGGGCTGAGGATCTCGGCGGTCTCGAACTGCTCCGCGCGCGCTACGTGACGCACGCCTTCGCGCCCCACGCGCACGAAGAATTCATGATCGCCGTCATCGAAGCCGGAGCCGTTGCGGCGACGTGCCGGGGCACGTCGCACGTCGCGGGTGCGGGCGACATCCTCCTCGTGAACCCCGGTGAGGTCCATGCCGGACAGCCCGCTCGCGGGACGGTGTGGCAGTACCGCGCGCTCTACCCCGACGCCGACCTGCTGAGGGCGGTCGCGGTCGATCTGGCGGGCGCCGGGGGGCACATCCCGCGGTTTCCCTGTTATGTAGTGCACGACCTGGAGATCGCCGCCGCGCTCCGGCGCCTACACGTCACGCTGGAACGGGCGGACGCCGCGCTGCTTGAGCGGCAGTCGCTGCTGATCCGGGCCCTGGCGCGCCTCGTCGCGAGGCACGCCGTCGATCGCCCGAGCCCGCGGCGCATCGGCCGCGAGCACCTGGCCGTCCGAGCGGCGCGCGCGTATCTCGACGCACATGCGAGCGAGGATGTCTCGCTCGTCACGCTGGCGCGCGAGTCGGCCCTCAGTCCGTTCCATCTCTGCCGGACGTTTCACCGGGAGGTGGGACTTCCGCCGCACGCGTACCAGACGCAGGTCAGGGTGCAGCGCGCGCGGTCGCTCCTGCGCCAGGGCGTGCCGATCGCGGACGCAGCGACGGCCGCGGGGTTCTACGACCAAGCGCACCTCACGCGCCGGTTCAAGCGCGCCGTCGGGGTGACCCCCGGGCAGTACGTGGCCGCATCCGCCGCGAGCAGTCCCCGCTGA
- a CDS encoding serine protease, with amino-acid sequence MRAGGIAVIFGLMLLAGTAGGTSLRAQPSPSASVFQLFVITGSYHGSQTVYYAVTQGTAFFISADGTALTNSHVVYPARTQPVTYQLIALVDGEFYGASLICATALPEDPMKANPHGVETSRDVAEIRLTRPQFPFSQFGTNNTPYAIAHVGALPRFPALELGANPSVGDAVRVLGYGRISSSVPYAWSAQGTVSRMLLAADGTPLLAIRFGRGVEPGDSGAPVLNSLDQAVGILSWMDPSDHTLGYGISRVALNPACQ; translated from the coding sequence ATGCGGGCGGGCGGCATCGCTGTGATCTTCGGACTCATGCTTCTGGCCGGAACTGCGGGAGGCACGTCGCTCCGCGCACAGCCGTCTCCCTCGGCCAGCGTATTTCAGCTGTTCGTCATCACGGGGAGCTATCACGGCAGCCAAACCGTCTACTACGCCGTTACCCAAGGGACGGCGTTCTTTATCTCCGCGGACGGCACGGCGCTGACGAATAGCCACGTCGTTTATCCGGCGCGCACGCAGCCCGTCACGTATCAACTCATCGCGTTGGTCGACGGGGAGTTCTACGGAGCGAGCCTCATCTGCGCCACCGCACTTCCCGAGGATCCAATGAAGGCGAATCCGCACGGAGTCGAGACCAGCCGGGACGTCGCGGAGATTCGATTGACCCGTCCCCAGTTTCCCTTCTCGCAGTTCGGCACCAACAACACGCCCTACGCCATCGCGCACGTGGGCGCGCTTCCCCGGTTCCCGGCGCTCGAGCTCGGAGCGAACCCCAGTGTGGGAGACGCGGTTCGCGTCCTCGGGTATGGGCGCATCAGTTCTTCCGTCCCGTACGCGTGGTCGGCGCAGGGAACGGTGAGCCGGATGCTCTTGGCCGCGGACGGCACGCCCCTGTTGGCCATCAGGTTTGGGCGGGGGGTCGAACCGGGGGACAGCGGTGCGCCGGTGCTGAACTCGCTGGATCAGGCCGTGGGCATCCTCTCGTGGATGGATCCATCCGATCACACGCTTGGGTACGGCATCAGCCGCGTCGCGTTGAACCCGGCGTGCCAGTAG
- a CDS encoding SPOR domain-containing protein, whose protein sequence is MLDRAMIVLTVVLVAAITGVMAFAPPPSDLSKPWIVRSWLFPSRAPSAHPRATPQQTAAPVASPPPSAGAPAPSQVPAGGTASAKVTAQPPVPEAGRSTRTPIVLVSPPTPVGQPVNPPPTRYTVQVGALRDQANADLLAEQLRAHGFAPIMSKDSLYRVRVGESLDRAAADQLASTLQAAGFDTYVRSY, encoded by the coding sequence ATGCTGGACCGAGCCATGATCGTGCTGACCGTCGTCCTGGTCGCCGCCATCACCGGGGTGATGGCGTTTGCGCCGCCGCCCTCAGACCTGTCGAAACCGTGGATCGTCCGCTCGTGGCTGTTCCCGAGCCGCGCGCCCTCGGCTCACCCGCGCGCTACGCCGCAGCAGACGGCGGCCCCCGTCGCGTCACCGCCGCCGAGCGCCGGCGCGCCTGCGCCCTCACAAGTACCGGCGGGCGGAACCGCGTCGGCCAAGGTGACCGCCCAGCCGCCGGTGCCCGAGGCGGGGCGCTCAACGCGGACGCCGATCGTGCTGGTGTCGCCGCCGACCCCAGTGGGTCAGCCGGTCAACCCGCCACCGACGCGCTATACTGTTCAGGTGGGGGCGCTCCGGGATCAGGCGAACGCGGACCTGCTGGCCGAGCAGCTGCGTGCTCACGGATTCGCGCCCATCATGAGCAAAGACAGTCTTTATCGTGTGCGGGTCGGCGAGAGCTTGGACCGAGCGGCGGCGGATCAGCTCGCCTCGACGCTCCAGGCCGCGGGATTCGATACCTATGTGAGGTCGTACTAG
- a CDS encoding CsgG/HfaB family protein: MRRGLIACVLAVVLCAATQGFAQDARKVVAVVDFEDLVHGWSGTSQVVTDRLITRLRDESSIRVLPRQQVEAALQDAKVESQGVLDIADAQKVGQSLGAAYVIMGQIDQFNWEYHSAYVLLATVVQQSATVDLKGKVLDVAGGQYLGQPEGKGQITQTGGTTWVGPWWSSISVDNFDNQLIGKATKQSVEDFAKQAVPLMK; encoded by the coding sequence ATGAGGCGCGGACTGATCGCGTGCGTACTCGCCGTCGTGCTGTGCGCGGCCACGCAAGGCTTTGCGCAGGACGCCCGCAAGGTCGTGGCGGTGGTGGACTTCGAGGACCTGGTGCACGGATGGAGCGGCACGAGCCAAGTCGTGACCGACCGGCTCATCACACGCCTGCGGGACGAATCCTCGATTCGGGTGCTCCCGCGGCAGCAGGTGGAAGCCGCCCTCCAAGACGCGAAGGTTGAATCGCAGGGCGTGCTCGACATCGCGGACGCCCAGAAGGTCGGGCAATCCCTCGGGGCCGCGTACGTCATCATGGGGCAGATTGACCAGTTCAATTGGGAGTACCACAGCGCCTACGTCCTGCTGGCAACCGTGGTGCAACAGTCCGCCACAGTCGACCTCAAGGGGAAAGTCTTGGACGTGGCCGGCGGTCAGTACCTCGGCCAGCCCGAGGGCAAGGGGCAGATCACCCAGACCGGGGGCACGACCTGGGTCGGTCCCTGGTGGTCGTCGATCTCAGTCGACAACTTCGACAACCAGCTGATCGGCAAGGCGACGAAGCAGTCGGTCGAGGACTTCGCGAAACAGGCCGTCCCGCTGATGAAGTAG
- a CDS encoding helix-turn-helix transcriptional regulator: protein MILTLGEKIRAARLARKLTQEQLAGHEFTKSYVSELERGTRTPRVTTLRVLARRLNRPLSYFLDGVPEEQESEAFLGIGLVYLHAGARMEAQAAFERALELAAQQEDETLEARIELALAALEHDLGQTGQAWRRINRAIHVLSHTDDRTLLARAQTTLGLLRLDGRDPSSAIWAFEAALRMAAELPQDPALLADLHVGLAEAHLQLGRTDDAERAYRAALAAVEPFRDPSRVAARHLAVAAAAGGRFEEAVEHAGKALAVHHVVGYKRRLADIHQALGEADAAGGRWEAAEAHYRWSLALQSAVANWPGAAGVLGEMAESMLTRSLPEGARSVGETALALLAPDEVPQDQGHSLRVRGVINRLLNRPDDARAALEESLQVFETAGRYRDARLVRQELVLLAIETRDIEAAKRHLKALEQPRPRRSAGDL, encoded by the coding sequence ATGATCTTGACACTCGGCGAGAAGATTCGAGCGGCTCGGCTTGCCCGGAAACTCACTCAGGAACAGCTTGCCGGTCACGAGTTCACGAAGTCCTACGTCTCCGAGTTGGAGCGCGGAACCCGCACCCCGCGCGTGACGACGCTCAGGGTGCTTGCCCGCCGGCTCAACCGGCCGCTGTCCTACTTCCTCGACGGCGTTCCCGAGGAGCAGGAGTCCGAAGCGTTCCTTGGGATCGGGCTCGTGTATCTTCATGCCGGCGCGCGAATGGAGGCGCAGGCCGCGTTTGAGCGCGCGCTTGAGCTCGCCGCGCAGCAGGAGGACGAGACGCTCGAGGCCCGCATCGAACTTGCCCTGGCCGCGCTCGAGCACGATCTTGGACAGACCGGGCAGGCGTGGAGGAGGATCAACCGCGCCATTCACGTGCTCAGCCACACGGATGACCGGACGTTGTTGGCGAGGGCGCAGACGACGCTCGGCCTCCTGCGGCTGGACGGCCGCGACCCGTCGTCGGCGATCTGGGCGTTCGAGGCGGCGTTGCGGATGGCGGCCGAGCTGCCACAAGATCCCGCGCTGCTCGCCGATCTCCACGTCGGCCTCGCCGAGGCCCATCTGCAGCTTGGGCGGACCGACGACGCCGAGCGGGCGTATCGGGCGGCCCTCGCCGCCGTCGAACCGTTTCGGGATCCATCTCGCGTGGCGGCCCGCCACCTCGCGGTCGCGGCCGCGGCAGGGGGACGGTTCGAGGAGGCGGTCGAGCACGCCGGGAAGGCGCTGGCCGTGCACCACGTCGTCGGGTACAAACGCCGTCTCGCGGACATCCACCAGGCGCTGGGCGAAGCCGACGCGGCCGGCGGAAGGTGGGAGGCCGCGGAAGCGCACTACCGATGGAGCCTGGCGCTGCAGTCCGCGGTGGCCAACTGGCCCGGCGCCGCAGGGGTCCTCGGCGAGATGGCCGAGTCGATGCTCACCCGATCGCTCCCCGAAGGCGCGCGGAGCGTGGGGGAGACGGCGCTGGCGCTCCTCGCGCCCGACGAGGTCCCGCAGGACCAAGGACACAGCCTGCGCGTCCGTGGGGTGATCAACCGGTTGCTGAACCGCCCAGACGATGCGCGTGCAGCCCTTGAGGAGAGCCTCCAGGTGTTTGAGACGGCGGGCCGGTACCGCGATGCCAGGCTGGTTCGACAGGAGCTCGTGCTGCTGGCGATTGAGACGCGCGACATCGAGGCGGCGAAGCGGCACCTGAAGGCGCTGGAGCAGCCTCGACCGCGCCGGTCGGCGGGCGACCTGTGA
- a CDS encoding sulfurtransferase, which translates to MRGSTNLVTADWLAGRLGDPAIVIADCRFDLANPDAGRTGYMREHIPGAVYLDLDTDLSAPKAAHGGRHPLPAIESLARLFGRNGIDGSTTVIAYDAQNNCMAARLWWMLRYLGHDAVRVLDGGWSAWRLAGHPTTAEVCPVAQRVFAPRVRAEMLVDMEGVRRRLGRRDVCLVDSRAPERYRGEVEPLDPVAGHIPGAVNLPWTENQDDRGMLKPIDVLRERFAAIGSEQPIVYCGSGVSACPNLLAMDEVGIGNAVLYAGSWSDWCSYPENPVAKKE; encoded by the coding sequence ATGCGCGGGAGCACTAACCTCGTGACTGCGGACTGGTTGGCCGGTCGGCTCGGTGATCCGGCGATCGTGATCGCGGACTGCCGGTTCGACCTCGCAAACCCCGACGCCGGCCGGACCGGGTACATGCGAGAGCATATCCCCGGGGCCGTGTATCTCGACCTCGACACCGACCTGTCGGCCCCGAAGGCCGCCCACGGAGGACGCCATCCTCTCCCGGCGATCGAGTCGCTCGCGCGGCTGTTCGGACGCAACGGCATCGACGGGAGCACGACCGTGATCGCGTACGATGCCCAGAACAACTGCATGGCCGCCAGGCTCTGGTGGATGCTTCGCTACCTTGGGCACGACGCCGTCAGGGTGCTCGACGGCGGCTGGTCCGCGTGGCGGCTCGCGGGCCATCCCACCACCGCCGAGGTGTGCCCGGTCGCCCAACGCGTCTTCGCGCCGCGCGTGCGCGCAGAGATGCTCGTGGACATGGAGGGAGTACGCCGCCGTCTCGGCCGTCGTGACGTTTGCCTGGTCGACTCGCGCGCGCCGGAGCGGTATCGGGGCGAGGTGGAGCCTCTCGACCCCGTCGCGGGTCACATCCCGGGGGCCGTCAATCTGCCGTGGACGGAGAACCAAGACGACCGCGGGATGCTGAAGCCGATCGATGTCCTGCGGGAGCGGTTTGCGGCGATCGGATCGGAGCAGCCGATCGTGTACTGCGGATCGGGTGTCTCGGCGTGTCCGAATCTGCTGGCGATGGATGAGGTCGGGATCGGAAACGCCGTGCTGTATGCAGGCAGTTGGAGCGACTGGTGCTCGTATCCCGAGAACCCGGTGGCCAAGAAGGAATAG